In the genome of Stegostoma tigrinum isolate sSteTig4 chromosome 31, sSteTig4.hap1, whole genome shotgun sequence, the window tgtatcagcctccaccacttcctctggcagctcattccacctgCTGTGAAAAATTGTGCCTTGGAACCCTTTTAAGTCTtgccccactcaccttaaacctatgcctctagttttggactcccctatcctgggacaAAGACCTGATTTTTCAACGtatccacgtccctcatgattttataaacctctataaggtcaccattcAGCCTCTGAAactccaggaaaatagccccagtctattcagcctctccctatacctcaaatcctccaaccctggtaacatccttgtaaatccttgcTAAATCCTgttaagtttcacaacacctttcctatagcatggaggccagaattgcatgcagtatatgAACAGTGGCCTAATCAACATCCCAAtcaattgcaacatgacctctcaactcctctCCTCAATGAACTGACTTCCTGCCTGGAAAGATGGTGGAAATAGAACCCATGAATATTTTAAGTCAAAAGTAAATAGATTCTTCTTAAACAAAGTGTGCAAAGTTATCAAAAGTAGGCAAAAATATGGATGATTTGAGATTAgccagatcagctgtgatcttattgagatggagcaggcttgatgggctgaatggccgcttCCTAACTCGTATGTTTTTGTACTTCTTTTCCCTTCTACCTCCCAGGGAATGTACATATTCCTGCACACTGTAAAGGGAACGCCATTTGAAACTCCAGATCAAGGAAAGGCACGGCTGCTGACACACTGGGAACAGATGGATTACGGAGTACAGTTTACAGCCTCGCGCAAATTCCTCACAATCACACCTATTATCTTGTGAGTCTGAGATATAACTATTGAAAACCGGGTCAGTCCATGGAACAGTGACCATTTATAAActtctctttcttttaaaaaagctttGTTAATACATAGTCCCTGAAAAATAATGCAAAATGTCTGTCCTTTTTCACTAACTTCATGATTGAGTGCACAAAATCAATTTTCTATAATCCTAAACTGTAAACTTCAAAAAGCCTCCAATTTTTAGTAGCACCAGAGCACCACTGGAGTTCCTACATGTACTTCTGCCACTGTTCCAGGCTGGAGGGATGGCAGGGGGAAATTGGCCCGAATTCTCCTTGTTGGgagttaactgtgatttctgcAATTCCCTGGTGAGGTTGTAGAGTGACCGTTAGATTGTGACAGGCTTCAAGGTCATACTCTGGCATTGTTGTCCTATATCTGAAATGATGAGCCATTGGAGGTCTGTTGTCATTCATAGCAGTGCACTTCAACATAATCAAGATACAAGGGTAATTAAATAGCCAAAGAGAATCGTTTCACTATTGGCATCCTGTTTGGATATGATAAATTGTGTGAAATTTGAAAATACACACCAGTAAATTACCAAAGAAGGTAAATCATACAATTAGAATATTCTTTGTCATGTATACTCCAGTTTAGAAGTACAGGAGTATAATGAAAAGTTATCACATTGGCCGCCTCTAATGGTGCCATTTTAGGTGCAAGCACCTAGATGCAAATCTCTGATACgaagaggaataaaaggaaaagcaGTAGCATTACTTAGTGCCtaaaaaataagttagaaataagatagGAGttatcaacattttaaaatctttcccatgTTAGAATCCTGAAAGGTGTTAGGTTTTATGAAAATGCTGCCAAATCTTCAGGAAAGGTTTTTGatgcttttgtcttttttttgtttcaaaaccaGGTATTTTCTTACCAGTTTTTACACAAAATACGACAAGTTACATTTTGTCATAAATACAGTTTCGCTGATGAGCGTCCTCATCCCAAAGCTGCCTCAACTTCACGGAGTCAGAATCTTTGGCATCAACAAATACTGAATGCAGCGCAGTGACACGTGTGAAAGAAAACACTTCTAGAACAGCCATCAGCAGCAAGGACACATCGTGTTCAGATATTAGGATTCGTCCCTGCACCCCATAATCTCTTATCATGGACTTTTTATTACGAATAGTATATCTGTGAATGAAGCAGCTCGTGTTGGTTGCTCAGGTATCTCATTAAATATTTGCAGTGCTCGGAATAGAAAGCCTGCTTTTTCGTTTATTGCCTGGAGATCCTATTTTCACAAATGATATTTTTGATGCCTTGATTTGCCATTATTAAGTGAGGAAATTTTGGCACTGTAAACATTTTAGTTGTTGCCGTGTGCAAACTTGCTGTCCACTGTGACCAAGCAGATGTAAAAGTTTAATGTGTAAATACTGTAATGAAAGTAGATTTATGAAGGTATCCATTTTGAATGATAATTGCAGAAGATTTGTTTTCAGTGTCACAATAGATGCACTTGCTGAAGATTCAAATATCATGCATGCTCCAAATTGGCAGGATTGATTAGGTATCCTTCACTCTATTGAGGTACTTGGAAATTGGCTTAGTGGCCTCTTTGAAGATACAGTGCTGGTCTTACTGTGCATTTTAATTACTATCTTTTGCagataattttatttattttgttttctttttctcattcAGTGTTGTTTGAGAGAAAATTTACTTGGGAGAATGTAAACAATCATAACGACGTGTTTTGAATCACAGCTTATGAATGCTTGATTTAAAAAGGTGTTtgtttttggatttttttaatgTAAAGTGTTAAATAGTATAGATCCTGTGTGTTAATGAGGGCAGTGACTGAGGCTGGATACTTAAGTTAGTCTACCTAGGGCTTGTTTGTATGGAATCTTCGAATGATTATTTTTTAACATTCAAAAACAAATTGGAATATtgcaaacatcagcaaacatgcATTTTCCTGTAAGTTTGCCATGTTGCCTAACTTGCTTtccttttgaaacaaaatgtaatgCTGGTTGTTGTATCTGAACTGTTTTTCTGTCAGACTACATTGTAATTTGACTGGCTGAAGAGATGTGTATGAATTTCACCTGGTTTTTACTGGATGGCAGCAATGTACCTGACTTTTATATTGTGATATACCTGTTGCACACTTGAATTTCTCACTAGTACAGCTGGAATTCCTTACAGATTTGCTAGGACTACAAAATGACAGCACTGTGAATCATGTTTTTAAGCAATAACATATGAAGACGTCCCATAGCAAGGGAATTGAAGGCATGCCTACATGTTGAAGCCCTTACTGGTTTGGTGGGTTAAATTGCTAAACTTTTGGCTTTTAGGAATTGGGTTTTGGAACTGTGTGGAAGGATAAAGCTGAAGTTAACATTCTTAATTTCAATCCAGTTGCTAAGAATGTAAAACTGCCTAATTGGAGTGATTTGGCAGAGCCCACCAAGACAGTGAACGTTGCTGATCTTAGAAATCCTACTGCAGTGATGTAGTTGAGATTAAGACACATAGCTATGAATTCCCTAACCATCTGAGTTAAGCTATCCTGATCCAGGAGTACCTGATACTGATGGTGCTGGTTGCTTTAGCGGATGTGAAGTATTACTTTTACCAATGGTGAATGTCTGATCCATGTAG includes:
- the LOC125466370 gene encoding ORM1-like protein 3, coding for MNVGTAHSEVNPNTRVMNSRGIWLSYILGIGLLHIILLSIPFFSVPVVWTLTNVIHNMGMYIFLHTVKGTPFETPDQGKARLLTHWEQMDYGVQFTASRKFLTITPIILYFLTSFYTKYDKLHFVINTVSLMSVLIPKLPQLHGVRIFGINKY